DNA sequence from the Streptomyces sp. NBC_01497 genome:
TACGGGAACCTGCGCGTAGGGCGGCACGCGGAAGTCGCGCAACGTCGCCGTACGCACTACGGGTTCCTCGTCGGCCCCCTGTGTCATCGACCCCTCCACCACCGTCGCGCCGCCGCCGTACACCACGCGGACCGTACCGGTCGGGTGGGGGTCTGCCCACCTGAGGAAGGAAAAGGCCTGCGGTGTCGTGGGCCCATCATAGGAATGCCGCTCCTCCTGTGTGATGCACCAGGGGTGGTGAATCCTCATGGGATGCCGGTCGACCGGCTCTTTTCGCGCTGATCGCCCCAAATGGAGAGGTCTGGACCTGTGTCCCGACCCCGTGACGACCGCGAGGATCGGTCGCCCGACGGCGGCGCCGACCGTCGGGAACGGCCTTCGCCGCCACCGGCTGTCCCGCGTGAGCTCCCACGGGAGCACGGACCCCGGCCCGAACGGTGTCCTGCGGGTGGTTCCGCACGGACCTGGCGGCTGCCCCGGCACCGGGCGCGTCGGCTGCCGGATCGGGCCCCGACCGCGACCCCGGTCGCGAGGGCGGGCACTGCCCGCCCTGTCGCGGCGGGACGGGGACCGTACGGCTCCCGGCCGTGCGAGGAGCCCGCATGCCTCCCGGCCGACGCGTCCAGGGCGGGCCGGAGGGTCAGGGCCGGTCGCTCGACGGGGAGCGGGGCGCGCTCACCGTCGTACGCGGCGGGCGGCGCTGCGAGGACGTCCGCACGATCAGCTCCGTCGGTATCACCCGCTCCAGCGGTCCGTCCGTCTCGACCCCTTCGATCGCGTCGATCAGCAACTGCACGACGGCGGTGCCAATACGGCGCGGCTTGAGCGAGAGCGTGGTGATCGGCGGTTCGGTCGCCGCGTAGACCGTCGACTCGCTGCAGCACACCAGCAGCAGGTCGTCGGGGACCCGCAGCCCGTAGCGCCGGGCGGCGGCCAGCAGGTCGGTGCCGTTGGGGTCGAACAGGCCGTAGACGGCGTCCGGCCGGTCCGGCCGGGCCAGCAGCCGGTCGGCGGCGACGGCGCCCGCGCACGGGTCGTGCGCGGGGTAGGACTCGTAGACCGGATCCTGGCCGACGCGCTCGCACCAGCGCAGGTACGCGGTGGTGGAGAGGCGGGTGTAGGTGTCGGTGGTGGTGCCGGTGAGCAGTCCGATGCGGCGGGCGCCGGCCTCGGCCATGTGGTCGAGCAGGTCGAGCACGGCGGCCTCGTGGTCGTTGTCGACCCAGGCGGTGACCGGCAGCGTGCCGGCGGGCCGGCCGTCCGAGACCACGGGCAGTCCCTGGCGGACGAGTTCGGTGACGACGGGGTCGTGGTCGGACGGGTCGACGACGACGGTCCCGTCGAGCGCGACGTTGGACCAGACGTCGTGCTGCGAGGTGGCCGGAAGGATCACGAGGGCGTAGCCGCGGGCGAGTGCCGCCGAGGTCGCCGCTCGCGCCATCTCGGCGAAGTAGGCGAACTCGGTGAAGGTGAAAGGTTCATCCCCGTACGTGGTGACGGTCAGGCCGATCAGCCCGGACTTCCCGGTACGGAGTGTTCTGGCGGCGGCCGACGGGCGGTAGCCGAGGCGCTCCGCGACCTCGCGGACGTGGCGGCGGGTCGCGTCGGGTAACCGTCCCTTGCCGTTGAGCGCGTCCGAGACGGTCGTGATGGAGACACCGGCCGCGGCGGCCACGTCCCGGATACCGGCTCGACCACCCTGCCGGCCTCCCCTGCGCGTTGTGTCCGTCCGGCTCACCTGGTGTTTCCCTGCTGCTGTCATGGCGAGCCGATAGTAGGGCGCGGGACAGGGGTGGGGCGTGTCGCAAATGCACTACTTGGCAGGCACGTTTCTGCATGATCATTAACGGCTGAAGCCCTGGGAAGCCAAGGCAGTTGACGGTGTGTTCGACGATCTTCCATGCGACGAGCGGCATCTGCCTGGGGCGGGGGTCATGTCTCGAAGAGGTCTCAACTCACCACTACGAGGGACGCGCGCCACGGCGCGAGCCACCCGCGCTCGCCTGGGAGAAGTGCGCCCCCTGGGGATCGGGCCCCTCACGCGGACGGCAGAGGGTGTTCCGCCCGCGTCCGGGCGCCGGGTGGCGCTCGTGTCCCGGACGGCGCGACGGCGCGACGGCCGGCAGGGCGGTGCTCGGGCTCCGAGCGCCGGACCTCGCTCCCACGGACGGTCCGGCCGTCGGGCGTCAGGCACGCGGCCGGTCACCGGCCCCCGGAGGCCCCCGACCGATGCCGTCCCGGCGCCGGGCGTGGCGGTCGTCACGTGGGCCCGGGCTCTCCGGCCGTTCGCAGTGGCGCCATCTGCTCGTAGGGTGAGGTCACCGGATCGGCGGAGCCGTCGGCCCGGTCGTATGGACGGCGAGGAGGAACACCGGTGAGCGAGACGGGCCCCAGGCTGCGCGCGCAGTTGGACGGCATCCCCACCTACAAGCCGGGTAAACCGGCTCCGGCGGGCGGGGCCACCATGTACAAGCTGTCCTCCAACGAGAACCCCTACCCGCCGCTGCCCGGAGTGATGGAGCAGGTCGCCGAGTCCGCGCGGAACCTGCACCGCTACCCGGACCTGGCGTGCACCGCCCTGACGGGCGAGCTGGCCGCGCACTTCGGGGTTCCCGCGTCGCACGTGGCCACCGGCACTGGATCGGTGGGCGTCGCCCAGCAGCTGCTGCAGGCGACCTCGGGCCCCGGTGACGAGGTCATCTACCCGTGGCGCTCGTTCGAGGCGTACCCGATCATCGTGCAGATCTCCGGGGCGACCTCCGTGCAGGTGCCGCTGGCCCCGGACGAGGGTCATGACCTGGACGCGATGGCTGCGGCGATCACCGACCGGACGCGGATGATCTTCGTCTGCAACCCCAACAACCCGACCGGCACCGTGGTGCGCCGGGCCGAGCTGGAACGGTTCCTCGACCGGGTCCCCGCCGATGTGCTCGTCGTACTGGACGAGGCGTACCGCGAGTTCAACCGCGACCCGGCG
Encoded proteins:
- the hisC gene encoding histidinol-phosphate transaminase; amino-acid sequence: MSETGPRLRAQLDGIPTYKPGKPAPAGGATMYKLSSNENPYPPLPGVMEQVAESARNLHRYPDLACTALTGELAAHFGVPASHVATGTGSVGVAQQLLQATSGPGDEVIYPWRSFEAYPIIVQISGATSVQVPLAPDEGHDLDAMAAAITDRTRMIFVCNPNNPTGTVVRRAELERFLDRVPADVLVVLDEAYREFNRDPAVPDGVEIYRDRPNVAVLRTFSKAYGLAGLRVGFAIAHEPVADALRKTAVPFGVSQIAQDAAVASLRAEDQLLVRVDALVGERDRVVRELRGQGWTVPETHANFVWLRLGERTLDFAAACERAGVVIRPFAGDGVRVTIAETEANDLFVRAAGEFRKEL
- a CDS encoding LacI family DNA-binding transcriptional regulator, with the translated sequence MTAAGKHQVSRTDTTRRGGRQGGRAGIRDVAAAAGVSITTVSDALNGKGRLPDATRRHVREVAERLGYRPSAAARTLRTGKSGLIGLTVTTYGDEPFTFTEFAYFAEMARAATSAALARGYALVILPATSQHDVWSNVALDGTVVVDPSDHDPVVTELVRQGLPVVSDGRPAGTLPVTAWVDNDHEAAVLDLLDHMAEAGARRIGLLTGTTTDTYTRLSTTAYLRWCERVGQDPVYESYPAHDPCAGAVAADRLLARPDRPDAVYGLFDPNGTDLLAAARRYGLRVPDDLLLVCCSESTVYAATEPPITTLSLKPRRIGTAVVQLLIDAIEGVETDGPLERVIPTELIVRTSSQRRPPRTTVSAPRSPSSDRP